The Mobula hypostoma chromosome 24, sMobHyp1.1, whole genome shotgun sequence genomic sequence ATGGGGCGCAagccgatgtttgactccattccGCCAATTAAAGTTTCCACTGGGCGGCAATTAAATTGATGAGGGAGATCAAAGCATTGAGGTAAATGCAGAGGGTGAGGGCCAGCTGCCAGTCTTTCGATCGCTGAGGATCGCACTGCTACACCACCGGAGAGCCCGTCGTTGTTCCCAGAGAATGTTGcgcaggttttctgcattttggccGTGGACTTGGACTACAGACTTTTGTCCAGTCTttagtttttttatattctgtgttttttgcctgatctttctcattctttttatgtgcagggagggggatttggggattgACATGCCTGGTCCAttgttgttcattttttttgtgcggAAGGGGGGATTTGGAGGTTGTTGATCTTTCcgcctttcttttcttccttggtttcatggctatccggagaagaagaatttcagatttGTATACTGTGATAATAGATGAACCTTTGACCCTCTGAAGTCTTAGCACAAAGAAAGATGTAGAATACAGGCTGGATGAGTGAGGGGAGAAACACAGAAAGGAAAAAACACAGAGAGAGCAATAGACAAAGAAGAGCACATGGTGAAAAAGTGACAGACAGGGAGATGTACAAAAGTGGGAAGAGAGGCTCACAGAGGATAGCAAGGAGAGGGATATTGTAAAAGGAGTATTCTGAAACAGAGTGGTGACCTGTTTTATTTCAAATCAGAGTGGTGTCACACAAGGGAgaccatcacagctgatttttaAACAATACTTTGCACATCACAAtctttttatagctttttaaaGCAGCATTGGAGAGACATGGCATGTCACTTTAACAACGGCATAGGCAAATTTCTAACCCTTTGTCACTCACAAAGTAGAATGTGATGGCTGTGGCTTGGGGCAGCTCTGAAATGGGATCGGCTTTTACCCAAGGTCAAATTTCAGATTCCAGTCATAAGATTAAATAACAGGTGCTTGtttacagacagggacagggatagcATCTGTCTGCAACTCTATCTACTTACCTGTCTAATGTATCTGTCATATATTCTTCAGCATTTGCAATGGACTGTACCTTGCTTGGCTACCAGGAGCTGTTGCTTTGTTTGGGAGAAGTCATGTTGTATATCCAGATTTCTCAAAAAAACAAGATTATGTCAGCAGATTCTTGAAGTGTTTCAGGGGTGGGGCAACCGAGGAAGTTTCCCTATAAAAGGGAACTTCGCTGGTGAGCTCTCACTAAGCAAAAAGGAAAAAGACGAAGATTCAAACAGTAACGTAAGTGAAACAATTGGTGTATTACTGCTGTGGAAGGAATAGAAAGTTTCTAGAATATAACTGGTAATGTGCAGTGATTTGAAAGGAAATTGTTCATTTGATCTGTTTCACTTTGTGCATATGTGACATACCCTGCAAGTTATGGTTTCTGTACATGCTGAACTGTGACCGTACTGTCTGATCTGGTGAGGGTGGTATCTCTATTCTGAGAGTGTGCAATTATCTAGGCTACTGTGAGTGTGGCATTGACCACACTGAATGTGATGCAGTCCATCCCCTCTGAGTGTGACACACTGTTCACGATGAGTGTGACACACTAGTCACGATTAGTGTGATACAGTCCTTTCCCTCTGAGTGTGACACACTGTTCATGATGAGTGTGATACAATCCTTTCCCTCTGAGTGTGACACACTGTTCACAATGAGTGTGATACAATCCTTTCCCTCTGAGTGTGACACACTGTTCATGATGAGTGTGATACAGTCCATCCCGTCTGAGTGTGACACACCGTTCATGATGAGTGTGATACAGTCCATCTCCTCTGAGTGTGACACACTGTTCACAATGAGTGTGATACAGTCCATTCCCTCTGAGTGTGACACACTGTTCACGGTGAGTGTGATACAGTCATTTTCTTCTGAGTGTGATACAGTCCTTTCCCTCAGAGTGTGACACACTGTTCACAATGAGTGCGATACAGTCCATCCCCTATGAGTGTGACACAGTGTTCACGATGTGTGTAATATAGTCTGTTCCTTGTGAGTATGACACACACTCCCTATTTTGATGCTGTTACCTGTGTGACAGATAATTTCGTGTGAACTTGACTCCTAGCTCCATTCCATTAGTGAGATCATGAGACACAATATTCTAATTCCCCTGTTGCTTCCAATTCAGATCTCTGTTTGGAGTAATCTCCCAGCTCTGCCTGTCGGGAGCACAAAACTCCTGACAGTGGAGCAAGCGCCGGTCTAAACTCCGTACACGGGCTGCACCCTCTCTCACCTTTGAAcggtcattttcaatgttttctcAGCTGAGGAAAGAGTGATTAGTCCCTGTGCCTGACCTCCGCAGACTTTGCCTGTACATTGCTGACTGGCAATAATGTTTGCACTGAAACCATTGACCACTGGCGGTCATGGGGCCAAACAGTATTGAAACAAGCCCTCAGTCCACTGACTCCATGCCAACTTCAGAACACCCATCTACACTTTATTCTCTCTTTGTTCTCTTCTTTGTTCTAATTCCGATCATGGTCTACTAACCTGCCAACATGGGAGGAAAGAGATGGTTGTGGAGGAAACCCATTCGGTCCCAGAGGAAGCCTAGTCAGAGGCCAAGGGCAAACCCTTGGTCACTGGAGCTCTAATGCAGTAACTCTGCTGGTTGCGCCAATGCGATGTCAAGgaacagaacaaaacaacatACAGATAGGTCACAGGATCTTAAACAATGACACTAAATTACTCCTCACACTAAAGAAGGGCCTGAGGTATAGGGAGAAGTTGGTCTTGTTGGATCTTTACTCCTTGGAGCTTgggaaaatgaggggtgacctcatagaaatttataaaatcatCAGAGTTATGGATACGGTGGACAGTCATAAACTTTTCCTTTGGGTTGGGGAGTCCAAAATTAGATACAAATGAGACAAGACCGATTTAAAACagacctgaggggtaacttcCTTAAACAGAGGATGGTGActacttggaatgagctgccagagaatggTGGTTGAGGTGAGTAGAACTGCACcttttaagaggaatttggatatgtacatgaggGAGTGTGTTTGGGACAAACATAGAtaactgggactagcagggaggacCCTGAGGTCAGCATAGACCAttcgggccaaagggcctatttctgtgctgtaccactcTAAGAGTTTGGCATTGATCCAAGCTGGATGTAAAGGGGCACAGGGACTTTTCCTCAGGCTCCAGGGTGCAGGTCACAGTAGTGAACTGGAGAGAGATCTTAGTAAATTGATGCAGAAAGTGTGACAGTGAGGCCTGCGTGCTGCAGTAAGTGAGATGTGGCTTTTCCCCATCTAGAGACCGATCACTGTGAGCTCACGTATTGAGGAAAAATGAGGTTCCTGTTCCTCACCCTCGTCCTGATCGCAGCCTGCTTCTATTGCAGCACAGCCCAAGGTGAGTGAGCACACACATGCTGACAGCTATTCGACGACTAATTTCCTGTTCAATAGAAAATCAAGGGGTCAGTTTTCACAATGGGAACAATTAAGCGTACTCGCGAGGCTGAGGTTTTCCATCTGAGCTGGTGAAATGGACAAGTTCACTGAACATTGTGCCTTTAGAAGTCTGGCAATAATGGAGTAGATTTTTGCTGCTCCTGGGCACACTGAGTTTGCTCCAAGTAGAAGATCTCCAAGAACAGTCCTTGACAAAGGCAAAGTTTGATTTCAGGGTTGAAGGTGGCCTTAAGAGCAGGACAACAAAGAACTGACAGAAACCAAAGTATCTCTTCAAGTACAACCTAACTGAAACAGAAAAGATCACACATCTGAtcgggagggaaatggatagatagatagatagatagatagatagatagacactttattgatcccaaaggaagttatagtgtcacagcagcattacaagtgcaaagatatacaaatatacaaatattagaagagaagtaagaaagaatttaaaaaaagttacctcaaacagtctaacagagggggggtcatcacttccccggctatagattgactcattatagagcctaatggccgaaggtaagaatgacctcacttagtgctctttggagcagtgccgttgtcttagtctattactaaaagtactcctctgttcagccgaggtggcatgcagagggtgaagaacattgtccagaattcccaggattttccgtagggtcctttgttctatcacagcctccagCGAGTCCAGTTTGacccctataacagagccagcctctctaatcagtttattgagcctgttggcatcacccgtgtgatgccattgccccagcacaccaccgcatagaagattgtactggcgacagcaGCCAGGTAGAAGGTATGAAAGAGAGgcttgcatactccaaaggacctcagtctcctcaggaagtggaggtgactctggcccttcttgtacacagcctctgtgttgatgcTCCACTCAAATCTGTTGTCCAGGTGTACCCCCAGGTAATTGTAGGTCCTCACTTTCAacgtaacagggagcaatgcaggcttagtcttcataaagtccatcaccatctcctttggctTACTGAAGTGGACGAAATATGGAGCTGTGGACAAAAGTTGGAAGCATATTAAGCACATTCACGTCAGTGCCGCCCTGCTGTATTACTGATGTAAATAGAAATCGGCGGTTCATTCTGATAAATGATGCTCTCGTTTAACCTGATCACGGTTTTCGTCTCTCAAAACAGCAAACTCATTTGAAGACTGCTGTTTGAAATACACGAAAGTGAAAAACCCCAGGAGGGTTCAGAAGCACATCATTAGTTACCAGATACAGAGCACCGGTGGAGGTTGCAACTTAGCGGCAGTGATGTAAGTAGATGATTTATTACGATAATGAACTTGCCCTACAAGCTGCCAATGGAACAGTTCCCGCTGTCTTTACATTCCGACTGGGGACGGTTCCCACACCATGCAGTTGCACCAAGACAGTTCTTGCTACATGAGCGCTTTCACCTGCATCGTACCCCACTAAAggttagagattagctttatctgtcacgtgTACGTTGAAACCTGGCGTGAAATGTGCCGCTGGTTTGaacaaccagcacagtccgaggattgtgccGGCGGCAGCCCCAAGTGTTGCCGTGTTTGCTGAGCCGAGTTATTGCCCAGACGCGCTAACCCTTTTGGAATTTGAGAGGGAAGCAGACCGCCCAGAGGACAGACATCAGCGGGAATTGTACCTGTGTCGCGGACTCTGTTAAAGTGATTGCGCTGACTGCTACATCACTGATTTGCCCATTCCCGCACTCTTACAGCAATATGGTTCCGCACTCCCCTTGCTTGCCTAAGTGCACAGAGAATACGGAGCTTACTCATTTACAGAAGGATTGTGCACCCACACCTACACAAGTCTACTTCCCTccttcttacacacacacacaccatcataGTTCACACTGCCTTTTCGTTCTCTTCGGGGTCCCGCTCATCGCCTGCACACCTACTCAAGTTAGGGCCCATTTCTTGCGCGAGTATAATCCGCGCTGCCAACCTGCTTGTACTAGGATGGAGCCCACTTATATTAGGAGATTTGATCCTCGAGGCAAATTTATACCAGGATAGTACTTATTGGCAATGTGTGTAATCCCAGATATATCCACTCCCAGCAGACTGCCCCACTTGCTGGCATACTTGTAGCAGGACATGCCTAGTGTCAGTACACTTACACCATGCATAGTGCCCACTATTTGCACACTTACAGGAGTGCATGATAGTCCTGCACTCGTTGCAGACTTACACTATGACAGTGATCCCTACTAACATATTTATGGCAGGAAAGCATTTACTCCTGCACTCTTAAACTAGGGTAGTGTCCACTGCCACCAGTTATCTACTGGGATAGTGCACTCTGCTGGCACACTTATCCTTTCCCTGTACACTTACACCAAGATAGCTCTGTACATGTTGCAGACCAACACTGCGTCATCGTCCCATATCCTGCCCAGTAGCACAGCTAAAATAGCTGCTCTCTCACAGACCCATTCAATCCCGACTTCTGGTGgtgtctgtgtggggtttgcaccttctccctgcgACCAAAAGATGCGTTAAGGTTGCCCTTTGCAAATGGCCCTGAAGGTGTAGTGAACAGTAGAATCTGAGAGCAGGGGGTGGCAATGTGAGATGCATACAATAGGGCTacagtaggattagtgtaaatatgGGGCTCAGTGGTTGGTGTGGactcagtggtgtgcagaacttgttcctgtgctgtttctataactctctgcagttccatAACTGGCTATGGAAACTTAGTGATAGAGTCTGGCTCTCAGTTCTGTGTTCCAGTCTGTTGCTGCTCGATCGTGATTCTAGGCTTCTCCATTTCTGCAGCCTCAAGCTGAGGAACGTGAGAATCTGTGTTAACCCCACAGACCGGTGGGTCAGAAGTTACGTCAACTTAACTCAAAGGAGGTCAGTTAAGAGGAGGTGCAAGCAACATCCCAAATTCTGCAAAAGCTGGCACAAAGTAAGTGGCAATCTACTTGGACCTGTGTTAAACCATCTCAAACTgggtttggatttatttaaatcttacattcaTCCCACAAagagagggagtaaaaatctttgcgctatgactccgttgcaatgtacagacatgtgaatttataaatcTAATGgcctgtagaaagaagctgtcccatagccctgactttaatgctgcggtaccatttgccagacagaagtagctggaacagtttatggttggggtgactggtgtccctgatgatcttccaggccttctttacgcacctgctgctgtaaatgtccgcaatggagggaagttcacatccacagatgtgctgggctgtccgtaccactctctgcggtgcccagcgatcaaggttggtgcagttcctataccaggtggtgatacagccagtcaggatactctcaatggtgcccctgtagaaggtcctgCCTTATTTTAGTCCAAGCCTTGTTTTACTCTCTGTACCCTGAGTAGTTTCATCCAACTCTCTCACTGCCTGACTCTGTAACTGTTTTAAGTGGAGCCCAGGAGGTGCCACGTGGATTGGCAGGTGACCTGTAGATTCAGAACATGTTGCCTTTGACAGAGTAAATTCCAGGAATCCAATAGAGTAGATAACCAGAAAAAAGATCCAAGGAGCTTCTGCTAGCTACTCAGATAATAATGACTGTGGGAATGGAATCAATGTAGAGCCTGGATGGTTTTGTGGAGTGTCAGGAAGTCCAGCTAATGCAGAGAATGTGGTCAGCCTGATATTCTTCACATATGCCTTCATCTATGCCACCCAGGGCATATCTAAGATATCCAACAGCCACGGCATGGGAGAGTTGAgagagctgggggaggggtgCCATTCTAAACACACGTCTACGTCTCTGGAACAGAGGCAGCTATTCCCCATCCAGTCCCCTCGGCAGTTTGCTGATAACCCGACGAACCATTTGAACTTCCTTCCTGTGGAAAGTACGAGCCTAGAAAATCCAAATGGCATCCTTCAATGCCTCTCAGAGCTGATATCAGGAATGTGGGAACACCTTGGTGTTTGGGTCTCCCCTGTACAGGGTCTCCTTACACTCCTGGTCTGGTGAGGAATGGGAACCGCCTGCTTTACATCTGTGCTGTGAAATCTGCAATGTAAGTGCGCCTTCCTGCCCAGCTATGGGCCAAAAGGTAGACTTTGTTCCACCTGGTGAATGTCCCTGAACCTCCTGCTATCACAGCAGGACACAATAAAGACACAAGAGAATATGGAGATTTTGCAATCTGGAGAAATGAACAATCTGCTAACAGCAGCAAGGAATGTGTACTGCtcacgatttccagcatctgcaggatctcttgagtCTGTGACAAAGAATAGACTGAGGAGAGGTTGGGGCAGTGGATTTTCTGCCCTGGTATCTCATTAACATGATAACCTAATCTTCTCATTaactccagcaacacacacaggcaatgctggaggaactcagcagtccaggcagcatctatggagaagagtatggtcaacgttttgggccgggacccttcatcaggactggaaaagatgatgaggagtcagagtaaggtggtgggggaaggggagggatcctgctggagatggtggaagttacagagaactatgtgctggacacggaggctagtggggtggtaggtgagcagaatcccaccaccaagcacaaatTTCAAGGGATGCTTCGactttttgctttctgcagggattcctCCCTATGTGACTCACTTTCCCTttagtccctccccactgatctccctcctagcccCTAAagcttctccctcactaccattcaggccccaaacaggccttccaagtgaggtgacacttcacctgcaagtctgttggggtcatctactgtatccagtgctcccggtgtggcctcttgtatatcggtgagacccgacgcagattgggagactgcttcgccaaacacctatgctccatccaccaaaaaaagctggatctcccagtggccattttaattctacttcccaatcccattccaacatatccaCTCAGGTCCTCCTCTatttcagaacgaggggtcacagtttgaggataaaggggaagccatttaggaccgagatgaggaaaaacatcttcacacagagagtggtgaatctgtggaattctctgccacaggaaacagttgaggccagttcattggctatatttaagagggagttagatatggctcttgtggctaaagggatcagggggtatggcgagaaggcaggtatagggttctgagttggatgatcagccatgatcgtactgaatggtggtgcaggcccaaagggccgaatggcctactcctgcacctattttctatgtttctattgtcgcgatgaggccgcactcaggttggaggagcaacactttttattccatctgggtagcctccaacctgatggcatgaacatcaatttctcgaacttctggtaatgtccccctACCCTCTCCTTCACCGTTCCCCATCCCCTttaccctctctcactttatctccttgtctgcccattgcctccctctagtgctcttctcccttttctttcttccatggcatcctgtcctctcctatcagatcagattcccccttctccagccctgtatctctttcaccaatcaacttcccagctcttcacttcacccctcccccacaaccccgattccacctttcacctcccctccccccaccaacttactctgactcctcatcttttttccagtcctgatgaggggtctcggcccaaaacgttgactgtttactcttttccatagatgctgcctgacctgctgagttcctccagcatcttgtgtgtgttgctctggatttgcagcattcgCAGAATATCTTGCTTTTCATTAACTCTCTCCATTTAGCTCCCTGAACGTGAATTGATAATCCATTACATTTAAATGCAACGGAATGAGTGTCTTTGCTGTGTATAAATCCAGCCTGACTTGGCCTTCAGTGTGCGGTGACCCAAACATTCAAATCCTTGCCCCAGTAAGGGATTTGTTGTAGGTGCAATCTGGTTTCTTATTCCTGATAACTAGCAGAAAGATTTTGAtaggtttattactgtcacatgcatcaagatacagtgaagagtTCTGTGTAATATACATACCTTCCATAATTACATCAAAGTAGTTAAAAAAATCCGAAGGGAGAATATAgtcaagaggaaatctgcagatgctggatgcatgtgttgcagttacagagaagttCAGTGCAGTAAACAAATAAAGTTCACTGTAAAGTGAAAATCACAGCCACTTCAAATGATTAAATTCAGCTTGTCTCTGGAAATGCTGATGTTCCTTTGTCCCACTGCGCAATGATGGTACAGTATTACAATGCGTCTGAAAGTCAACTCACTGTTTATCTTTCAGGAGTAGCAGGGAGGATGAAAGCTGACCCATGACTCTCTCCGATGGAGGCCTTTCCTTCCCAGCGACACACCTTGGAATAAATAATCCAAAAGCACATCTTATAATGCTGTACAGAGAGCAGTCAGTGTTTAGCCAAACTCAAACATAACCAGGAGATGCCTGACAGGAGATGACAATGGACGAGAGGCAATGTCACTATCAAACATACCATCGTCAGTGAATTACTCATACTCCTTGATCATCACTGTTTAATCAGCAAAGCTGTCATTATAGCAAACTGCAGACAGTTTCATTGCCACTTCTTGGAGATAAGTTGTTATTTTGTGCATAGCCTTTTCTTACTTTAGTGACCGGTTTATCTTTCTATAATTTACTCCATTTAAGTTACCAGTTCAATACTTTTGGATTGAGGGAAACCAGTGGCATACCTGAGGGCATTGCAGAATATTGGGAGAGGAGTTGCTCAGACTTCTGCAGGTTTCCATGGGCTACAGTGTGGGCCTCAGCCCAGCCCTATCTACAGGCAGCAAGTATTGTCCTGAACATTTGGTGTTGATTGATTTCGATAGCTTGATATAGTTTTGTACAGAAGTAGGCCTGATTAAGTGCACTCTGTGGTTTGTTTCAATCATTCAATAAATATTCATTGATCCAACCAAGCTGTCTCCAGTGTTTCATTTCATCACTGAACATTCCAGCCTAGACTGTGAATGAATGTTGACAATCCAAGGAAATTACAAATCAAAAATGATCCACCTGTACAAAACTCAGGGAGCTTCCATATTCTTGTCAACTAGACCTACGGTGATGGGATAGTATCATAGGACAGAAATGGGCCATCCAGTCTATCTGACTGTGCAGACTGTGATGCCTGTCTGTGCTAATCCCAAATTCTCAATTTAGATCCATGCTCCTCTACTCCATTTCTATCCAAgcatctgtccaaatgtcttttaaatattgtaattgaacTTGCCTTTAACACTTCATCT encodes the following:
- the ccl25a gene encoding LOW QUALITY PROTEIN: C-C motif chemokine 28 (The sequence of the model RefSeq protein was modified relative to this genomic sequence to represent the inferred CDS: substituted 1 base at 1 genomic stop codon), with the translated sequence MQKTDHCELTYXGKMRFLFLTLVLIAACFYCSTAQANSFEDCCLKYTKVKNPRRVQKHIISYQIQSTGGGCNLAAVILKLRNVRICVNPTDRWVRSYVNLTQRRSVKRRCKQHPKFCKSWHKGLNTITSYKAKSCNMRNSRASFPDELNAVYAHIDHQNREKSSRTPTSPCDPLASVSEDDMRAAFQGVDPRKVSIHDGFTHRLQLWIGG